ATTAAACTTAGAGAAAGTGAAAGCTTTTATCCTCAAGCTATCGTACTAGCTGAACAAATTTCAGGTTTATTAAAAAAGCTAAGAAGGTACACTCCACCTGATAAAAAATTAAGCCCTTTTTTTGAAAATGCTGATAATTATCTTAGCTGGCAAGTAGAGCAGTCTTTTTTAAGGCTATTATCTCGTGGCCCTAAAAGTAGCGACTTTACCACTGAGAGAAACTTTTTATTTGCTCTTTGCCGCAGTGAGAATGAGTACCGAGAAACAAACCAATATAACTCGCAAACAACCTTAGATGATCCTAATCGTATTACCAATAAAATGCGTTTGCTACAAAGGCTAATTGAATACGGCGTAGTATTGCAGCAAGAAGTTAAAAGCCTTAATCAAAATTTAAAACGTATTGTTAGTGGCTCAGTAACGACCATTATTATGGCTTTTGTCATGATGTTAGTGCTCAATGCGCGTGCTAACTTTACTGAAGTCACTATTGCTCTAGTGGGCATGTTAGGTTTTATTTATGGATTAAGGGAAATATTTAAAGATGATATTACCCGAGTCATTTGGCGAAGCATTCAAAGAGGCTTACCCAAGTGGAGAAATATATACACCAACAGTGTTAATAAAACTCGCATTGCAAGCCAAACCATTTGGCTAGAATACATACGAGATAAAGATTTACCCAAACAAGTTAATAAGTTATTTCAAAATAGGCGTCATCAAAACAAACAGGCAGCGCAATTACTGCATTTTAGAAGTGACACTAAGGTAAATGCAAAAAGCTTTATGCCCGGCTACGATGAAATCCAACAACGTATATTTTTTAACCTTACCCCCTTTATTCGTTTTCTAAAAAAAGGTGAAGGTCGCTTATATTCGCTCGATGGCAGTAAAATAACAAAACAAGCGGTTGAGCGTCGCTACCAAATAAACGTGGTATTAATGCAAACAGATAAACAAGATTTGCAACGTATGCAAAGATATAAAATAACCTTGAACCGTTCAACTATTGTTAATATTGAAGCAATGAAAGCCGATGACGATGATTAACACTAAGGTAAATGCTATTAGGGTCGTTATTGCCTTTAACCTTTTTCGACCAAAGGCATCAAACGCCAATCGCCGTGATAAAGGTTAAAACTACTGTTTTTAGTGAAACCAATTAACGTTAAATTAAATCTTTTAGCGGCTAAAATTGCTAATTCAGAAGGTGCGCCAACCGCAATTAACACAGCAACGCCAGCCATAACCGTTTTTTGTACGATCTCAAAGCTTATACGGCCACTCACTAAAATACTGTATTGAGACTGACTAATATGGCGATGCATTAAGCTCGCGCCAAGTAATTTATCTAATGCATTGTGACGACCAATGTCTTCCTTTATATCGACCAGCACTCCTTGCTTATTAAATAAAGCTGCAGCATGAGAGCCACCCGTTTGTACAAATTGAGACTGCGCTGCTCGCATAATTTTTGGCATAGCAGAAATAACCTCAAACGCTAACCAATGTTGGTTTTCATCTAAGCTTGGTGGGGTTTTCATTTCCAATGACTTCAACGAGGTAGTACCACACAAGCCACAACTACTATAAGTTACTTGAAAACGCTCAAGTGATTTAATATCCGGTATAACCCCAGCTTTTAGTTTAACTTCCCATTGATTTTCAATACTGACTTCACTTGAAGCTTGATCATCTAGCTGTTCAGGTAAAATACTGTCAATTTGTTGAAAGTGCTGAATAACGGCTTCTGATTGTAACAAACCGATGATCAGAGATTTATCGTCACCCGGCGTGCGCATAGTAATGGAAAATATTTGGCTTTGATAAGGTTCGTCATTACCTAGCTGCCATTTCAAACGTATTTGTAACGGTTGCTCTATTATGACTTGATCTAGCTGCAGAGTTTTACCTTCTGCACTATATCGAAACTTGGTCAGTTCTTTTGTCGCAAGACTTGCTGGAGGGTGTTGCTGTTTAGTAATGTTTTTGCCCATAGCAAAATAAAACCTTTATTGAATATAGTTTTCAGCAAATAATACAAAATAGTAACTTACCATTTTTGACTTTTACATAGTAAAAATACTACTTAAATTTATTGAATTAATTAATTTTATTTACGTAATTTTATTTATGTAATTTGTTAAGAGCTTATCTATTTGTGCTTTTGGCGTTTTAGACAGTCGCTTAATTAAACTAAAAGGAATGTGCTCTAATTCATAGCGTGTTTTTATATCGTCTAACATGATAATCCATAATTCAGCGGTCATTTCAGCATCAAATAACGCACGGTGAAAACTGCCAGTGGCGACGATATTTTTATAATTAATTAAAGTGCCTAACTTATGGTTTGGCGCATCCTGATAAATACGACGTGAGATTAATAACGAGCAAGTAAACTCGCCCAAAACTGAACGACCTAATCGTGCTAACTCAGCACCCAAAAATCGAGAATCAAATGAAGCGTTATGAGCTAGTAAATTACTATCGCCGATAAAGTCTGCAAAATCAGTCATTACATTTGCACAAGTGGGTGCTACCGCCAACATTCTATTACTGATACCAGTATAATTTTCAATAAAACTATTAATACGTCGACCTGGATTCATCAAGGCTTGAAATCTATCTATAATTATTCCATTTTCAAGCTTCACTGCTCCAATTTCAATCGCCCGATCACCCTGATCAGGCGATAAACCTGTGGTTTCAAAATCGAGCACAACAATAGAATTAGCTAACACTAATGCATCCTTTAAGGATTGATAGAATAAAGAGGGCGAAATTATCTCATAATTTTATAGATTACACATCACGCCTAGTGCTGAATAGCCAATATTAGCATTGGCTACTTTTCATAATAAATAACGATAGAATGAAAGTTTTAAAAATAAAAACTGGAGTTATACTGAGTGTTAACCTATTAAGTTAAAAAGTTATCGCTAAAGAGCTTATTAGCAATGAAGCTTGTCTTGAATTTGAACAGGCAGAAGTAGGTATTTCTTACACACCAGATTAACGATTTATAATCACTTATCATACTTATTATTAATGCCTAAATTATTATGAATTTAGTTTTTAATGCCGTAAATTATCTTGATTTAAAGGCTGAAATTCATTAATTTTAGGATACGTTATCAAGAGTCTTGATAAATAAGACAGCCTCTATCGTATTAAAAGGAAGTAAAATGGAACCCCTTAATATTTTAGTAACCCAACTTCGTGAAATAGCTCGAGGTGCTATTGAAGTTATGCCTCAACTATTAATAGCATTAGTTATAATCTTACTAACTTACGCTTTCGCTAAATTAGCAAGAAACATAGCGCAACGTATTTTGAAGAAAACTAAGCTGCGTAAGAGCTTAATCAATTTATTAATTTTATTCTCTTCGATTGCTATTTGGATTATTGGCATCATGATTGCCGCTATTATAGCTTTCCCTGGGCTAACACCTACTAAAATGCTTGCTGGACTCGGTATTGGCTCTGTTGCGATTGGTTTTGCTTTTAAAGATATATTTGAAAATTTTCTAGCGGGTATAATCATCTTACTTCGAAAAGAAATGCGCATTAATGATTTTATCGCCTGTGAAGGGTATGAAGGAACAGTTGAAGCCATACTCGTTCGTGAAACACATATTCGCCAACCAGATGGCGAGTTAGTAATACTGCCTAATAGTATATTATTTAAGAACCCACTCACAATTCGTACAGATCTTGATCAGCGTAGAACCACTATTATTTGTGGTGTTGGTTATGGTGAAAATGTTGACGAAGCAAGATCAGTTATAAAACAAGCCGTTACCGATTGTAAAACTGTTATCAGTGATTCTCGACCAGTACAAATATTTGCTAACGAGTTTGCAGACTCATCTATAAACTTTGAAGTGACTTGGTGGACTGGCTCAAAACCAGTAAACATTAGAGAGTCGAGAGACGAAGTTGTCGCAGCAGTAAAATCAGCACTTGATAAATCAGGAATTGAAATACCTTTTCCTTATCGTACCCTCACTTTTAATCAGCCTATTAGTGTTAATACTGATCAGAAGCAAGATGATACAACAGAATAGTTTAATGTAACCCTCGATAGAGTGAAGTGTTATCTCAGCGAAATAAGACTAAGCTGAGATAACAACACTCATTAACAAGCTTTTGTAGACTATCTTTCATC
The Colwellia sp. Arc7-D genome window above contains:
- a CDS encoding 3'-5' exonuclease; translated protein: MLANSIVVLDFETTGLSPDQGDRAIEIGAVKLENGIIIDRFQALMNPGRRINSFIENYTGISNRMLAVAPTCANVMTDFADFIGDSNLLAHNASFDSRFLGAELARLGRSVLGEFTCSLLISRRIYQDAPNHKLGTLINYKNIVATGSFHRALFDAEMTAELWIIMLDDIKTRYELEHIPFSLIKRLSKTPKAQIDKLLTNYINKIT
- the fdhD gene encoding formate dehydrogenase accessory sulfurtransferase FdhD — encoded protein: MGKNITKQQHPPASLATKELTKFRYSAEGKTLQLDQVIIEQPLQIRLKWQLGNDEPYQSQIFSITMRTPGDDKSLIIGLLQSEAVIQHFQQIDSILPEQLDDQASSEVSIENQWEVKLKAGVIPDIKSLERFQVTYSSCGLCGTTSLKSLEMKTPPSLDENQHWLAFEVISAMPKIMRAAQSQFVQTGGSHAAALFNKQGVLVDIKEDIGRHNALDKLLGASLMHRHISQSQYSILVSGRISFEIVQKTVMAGVAVLIAVGAPSELAILAAKRFNLTLIGFTKNSSFNLYHGDWRLMPLVEKG
- a CDS encoding mechanosensitive ion channel family protein is translated as MEPLNILVTQLREIARGAIEVMPQLLIALVIILLTYAFAKLARNIAQRILKKTKLRKSLINLLILFSSIAIWIIGIMIAAIIAFPGLTPTKMLAGLGIGSVAIGFAFKDIFENFLAGIIILLRKEMRINDFIACEGYEGTVEAILVRETHIRQPDGELVILPNSILFKNPLTIRTDLDQRRTTIICGVGYGENVDEARSVIKQAVTDCKTVISDSRPVQIFANEFADSSINFEVTWWTGSKPVNIRESRDEVVAAVKSALDKSGIEIPFPYRTLTFNQPISVNTDQKQDDTTE